DNA from Misgurnus anguillicaudatus chromosome 13, ASM2758022v2, whole genome shotgun sequence:
ACTGACTCGATGAAGAAACCCAGCAAGGTATGATTCATTACAACAGCTCTTACAATGCAGGAACACAGGCTATAGGTGTCTCGTGCTGAGTGTCagaaaaacttacatttttcattttgtcataacAGAAGATAAAGGAAGAGGCACCATCGCCTATGAAGAGTGTCAAGCGTCAGAGAGAGAAAGGAGCGTCTGACACAGAGGAGTCGGAGAGGACGAGCGCAAAGAAGTCTAAAACACAGGTAAGCGTCTAATGCATTGAACACCTGTCCTAGATTACTAGTTAAGTAGAAACAAGCTCATATACTAGAAAATTACCAAGGCGGGTTTATTAAGAAAGCTtgtaaacacatattttaaatgctttaaactTCGATATTATAACTTACCATCAACACATTTTTCTTAAGCTTTATGTGGCATTCataccagacgcggaagaggcggcaagcgtgagtgatttacatgttaagtcaatgcaaagacgccattaggcatcctgcggcacgGTGCGCGCCAAATACGCGGATGGCGTGTTccacgcgaattgagcgttgccgcgcgagtggaaaaatctgaactttggtggatatttgcaccgcattaaccaatcactAGCTCTAGTAGTAACGTGATTACAGGGAGCGAGCGgtgtcgcagaagcccctcccatgacgcaaatttccacgtcaatgtctcgaatgactagaatttcatgcgcgaatgaagcgagtaaactcaaaatgttcaagcgtccaactacgtgcgaatagcgcgtttttgccgcctctaacGCGGGTGGTGTGAACGCCACATTACAAGttccatttttttctttatttttacttaaaatgatACAATAATAATAAGCATTTACTGTCAAAAATAATAGTCACCACAAGATTTACAGCAGTCAAAGTAATTTTATGCACAGACACTAGAGGATTTTTAAAGACTAACTCCTTCTGGCAGCTTTATTTGAACTACATGTGTATAATAAGAGACACTATTGTATTTAGGAGTTACTTAATATTACCATCGGAGTTACGCAAAGTGGTTTCGTATTCTTTaaattagagatgcaccgatatattgaCTAATAATCGGTATTGGataataaaagcaatttttaacGTTATTTAAAAACAGCCAATAGTCATGGACCAATATATTCTGTCAATCAAAggagaacaggaaaatgcaataaatttgaGCTtagtgtatagaaaatgtaaagaaacatcaatgttcaatattaatggtcagtatatgaatgaataacattcagaaaatgttaTCATctgaatttagttaatgcaagttaatataaccaccaaactatcagAATTGGccgatatcagtctgaataatcagCTATTGGTATCGGTGGAAAAATTTAATATCGGTGCGTCTctactttaaatgtaaataattttcacagatttgatgttttgttgtgtttagGATTGCACTGGCTATTCAGTAATAATTGTAGTTATTAGCAAAAGttgtgtatttgtatttgaaagaAATTTTATTACTAAGCACAAGTGCGTCCAAGTTTCCTAACCTTCTCCTTTCTCCCACAGGAGCTGAGTCGGCCGGACTCGCCCTCTGAGTGTGAGGGAGAAGGCGAGGGGGAGAGCTCAGACGGTCGCAGCGTGAATGACGAGGGAAGCAGTGATCCTAAGGACATTGACCAGGACAACCGTAGCTCCTCCCCTAGCATTCCCAGCCCACGGGACAACGAAAGCGATTCAGACTCCTCTGCACAGCAGCAGCAGATCCTCCAGGGCCAGCATCCTCCAGTTATCCAGTGTCAGACAGGAGCTCTACCCCCAGCTCCACCCCCATCAGCTGCAGCATCCACACCACCAACCTCAGGCGCACCTTCACTATCTTCCCAGTCATCCCCCTCGATTCCCCCCACCACCTCCATGCCACCTCAGCAGATACCTCCAGCGGGTCCACTCGCTCTTATCCAGTCAGGGGTGCAAAGGTTACCCTCACCCCATTCCCCTTTGCAGGGCATACCTCAGCCCCCACCACCTTCTCAGTCCGGCCCTCAGTCCTTGCAGCCTCCACTACACGGCCCCATACCGCCCATGGGCCACCCTCTGCAGGCAGGGCCATCTCACATGCCTCACCCTCACGCTTTACCCCCTCAGCCCTTCCCAATTGTTCAGTCTCAGGTGCCTCCTTCACCTCTTTCAAGTCAGGCGCAGCGACCTCACACCCCTCCATCCCAATCTCAGACCTCCTCACAGAGCGGCAGCCAGCCTCCCAGAGAGCAGCCCTTACCGCCAGCGCCATTGCCCATGCCCCACATCAAACCTCCACCTACCACTCCTATCCCACAGATGTCGAACCCTCAATCACACAAACATTCAAACCACCCTCCATTCCCACAAATGCCTTCCAATCTCCCCCCACCGCCAGCCTTAAAGCCCCTCAGCTCTCTATCCACGCACCACCCTCCTCCCGCCCATCCGCCTCCATTGCAACTCATGTCGCAAAACCAGCAGCTCCAACCTCCACCAGTCCAACCTCCAATACTCACCCAGTCTCAAAACCTGCCAGCTACAGGAAGTCAGGTGCCTCCTCCTGCTCCTCCTCTTCCTTCGACTTCTCATTCAGCGCCTTCTCAACCGCCCTTCCCTCCACCTCCTCCTCCTCATTCCTTCATGCCAGGTAGCTCGCCCATCGTGTCACCCTCCGCCATTCCATCTTCTTCAACGAGTTCCATGGCTACGCTGCAACAGCCACCATCATCCTCCATTTCCATGCCGCTGCCTGCGTCGGTCAGCACGCCCTGCTCGGGACCCTCCACTGTGCCACCTGTACAAATTAAAGAGGAGCCTCTAGATGAGACGGAGGAACCGGAAAGTCCTCCACCTCCACAGAGGAGCCCTTCACCTCCACCCACCGTCGTCAACACTCCAAGTCACGCCAGCCAGTCAGCAAGGTACATAACACGCACACCTTCACTGCAAGTTGACTAGTTTTTGCTTAGCATACAAAGTACGCTCGTGTTAATGTGCAATGCACCTGCATCAGCTTTTTTGGTGCTCAGCAGTCATCAAGCGTACAGGATAGGGCATAGATTAATGACTGAATCCTAGCAGTGAATGCCTCCATCAAAACGGAGTATGTCTTTGTAGAGCTGTTGTGGCCTTGTCTCACATTTGCTTGCGGTGAATAGCAATAAGCTCACTAATGCACAAAGGTAGCAGTTCATTATGGCACTTGCGATTAAAAAGATGGATCGAGTGGCTTTagcgaagaataaataagagcACATGCCAGAGGTTATTTATATGTCACAAAGTAATTGCATTGCCTCAAATGGCCTGCAGGAAGATTTCTGCACTTGCCATAATGTTCTTGTTTTCTGTCACATAGGAATAAAGACTTCCACGCTGCAAAATGACTCGTTATACAATTATTCTCGAAATGTTTTTAGAGGTGCTGAAGTAATGATCTCAATGTCCATTCTCTTTACAGGTTCTACAAGTATCTGGACCGAGGTTACAACACATGTGCCAGAACAGACTTCTACTTCACACCTCTGGCCTCATCAAAACTGGCAAAGAAAAGGGAGGAGGCATTGGAGAAAGCCAAAAGGGAAGCTGAACAAAAAGCACGAgaagaaaaagagaaagagcgagagcgggaaaaggagagagagagggagcgggagagagaaaaagaagcGGAGAGAGCTGCCGTAAGTTTGGGgttaatttattttgttaagAATTCTGCATATTGCTCATTTCTTAACATCCACTCTTTCTCTCCATGCAGAAAGCATCCAGTTCTTCCCACGAGGGTCGCATGGGGGATCCTCAGATGCCAGGATCGGCTCACGTGCGAACGCCCTTCGATCCACCACCCACCACCATCGCCACTGTGCCCCCGTACATCGGCCCCGACACGCCCGCCCTACGGACGCTCAGCGAATACGCCCGGCCCCACGTCATGTCGCCCACCAACCGCAATCATCCGTTCTTTGTTTCGCTCAATCCCTCAGACCCTCTCCTGGCCTATCACATGCCTGGCCTATATAACGCGGATCCTGGCATGCGCGAACGCGAGTTTAGGGACAGAGAGATCCGAGAGAGGGAGATCCGAGAGAGAGAGCTCAGGATGGAGAGGATGAAGCCTGGCTTTGAGGTCAAACCTCCAGAATTGGACGGTCTGCATCCTTCCGCTAACCCAATGGAGCACTTTGCCCGGCACGGGCCTATCGGTCTCCCTCCCATGGCTGGCCCTCATCCATTTGCCACCTTTCACCCTGGTCTGAACCCGCTGGAGAGAGAGCGGCTTGCGTTGTCCGGGCCTCAGTTGCGGCCTGAGATGGGCTACCCCGATCGGCTAGCCGAGAGGCTACATGCCGAACGAATGGCTTCTGTGGCTAACGATCACATACAGCGGCTGCAGATGTACAACGTGACGCCACACCACCATCAGCACTCGCACATCCATTCACACCTACATTTGCACCAACAGGACCCGTTGCACCAAGGTGAGGAAACCCTCATTCTGTTTTTCTGTGTGTGTTGCATGTTTTTGTTAACAAGCTATACTAAGTCTTATGCCATTCTGAGAATAAATGTTgttgtataaaatatttttactattGTGAGCTATGTATACCATGCATTTAACATTTTAGCAtgtttcattcatttcacaagcttgtttgctttaaaacataaatatgaaaaactaaatgcattaaatggatagttcatccaaaactgaaaataatgtcattaatgactcgttccaaactcgtaagacctccattCGTCTTAGAAACACAGTTTAGGATGTTTTATGTTtggtccgagagcttgttgacccttcattgaaaatctatgtacggtgtactgtccatgtccaggaAGGTAGTGGGAACATTATCGAGGTGGTCCGTGTGACATCGGTGGGTCAGTTGGAGTTTGTTGaggcatcgaaaatacattttggtccaaaaaaataacaaaaattggatttttattcagcattgtcttctcttccgggtcTGTTGTGGGGCGCATGTGCGAGACTTGAGTCaggtgactgcagtgacgcggatgacgcgttatcctcagacatgtttgcgaagtttttttttcaaacttacagcatgcGCCTTCcttaaactgtaaacaaagcccgagcgcacaaaaaaacaacaactggggcgcaccagataacacctcagctgcgtcactgcagtcacgtgactttggtctcgcgcatgcgcttcgcAGCGGACGCGGaaaagaagacaatgctgaataaagttgtaatttttggaCCGGAATtcattttcgatgcttcaacgcATTCtggctgacccactgatgtcacatggactactttgatgaggtttttattacctttctggacatggacagtataccgtacatcgATTTTTAATGAAGGGAAACATCTTAAACTTTGTTCCAAAAATGTCTTACGAGTtcggaacgacatgagggtgaggcattaaatgacattattttcatttttaggtgaactatccctttaagcttgATGTTCCTTTTGAATGTCAATGCTTAGTTGTATGTATGTACATGACCCTGCcttgaaatccaggttaaagtctcataaccTTATTATGAGTgtagaagcatcaaagtttgatttcaatcctTAATTAGTAAATATAATAACGATATAAAAAGTTATATCTAAACAGAATATATGCAAGATGAATCTttcagctgggtttttacaAGCAGGgtgacaaaaaaaatctgtttttatgtGATGATGACTATGAACCCTTTCAAAAAGCTACTGACACGGAGTAGGTGGTGGTGAATGTCTTGTATGCCCCCCAGGTTCTGGGGGACACCCCCTCGTAGACCCGCTGGCAGCCGGACCGCACCTCGCACGATTCCCTTACCCGCCCGGAGCCATCCCCAACCCACTGCTCGGACAGCCTCCCCACGAACACGAGATGCTTCGGCACCCTGTATTCGGTAAGACTGCGACACATACATGCGCATTTATGActttggactttgttcagtcaatAACTGTGTCGTGTTGTCTGGTAGGTGGTCCGTATCCCAGAGATATGCCAGGGGGGCTACCACCACCCATGTCAGCGGCACACCAGCTGCAGGCCATGCATGCACAGTCTGCAGAGTTACAGAGACTGGCAATGGAGCAGCAGTGGCTACACGGTCACCACCACATGCACGGAGGACCTCTGCCGGGACAGGAGGACTATTATAGGTAAGAACGcatgctgataaaaaaatgaGATCTAGCATGTGTCgtatgcgtaaatgtaaatgttttcctTCTCTTCTGTTTCAGCCGGTTGAAGAAAGAGAGCGACAAGCAGCTGTGATCAGCCGAGGACTCCCAGAGATCAGCAGAAGAGTCACACGCATGTCCTTGGAACATTTTAAGTTTGACAAACTGACAAGGATCGTCTGAGGAACCTCTTTTCTCCTGTCAGCTTTCTTCACTATTCCGGACCTTTTTGTTAGGACATTGACTTTGTTTGGGATGTGGTTGGGGGGTTGTATATTGTTCAAGTAGTGACAGCGTCCACAAGACTGATTGTGACTTTCCTGCATGAACATACTCTGAGAATCTTCCCTGATGTTTCTGTAGGTGCTAGAAAACCAGATACTTTGTCACTGTGCTAACTGGGGGCTAAAGGAACAGAACAGTCGGGCCGTTATATCTGAAAAGTGCTATCTTAAAttcaatgtttattttaatacattGTAGGAAGTTTTCATAATGTTAAGAGAAGCTGCAGCATGGCGTTTTTTTGAGTCTGTAaatagtatataaatatatatatacatataattattactattattattattataattattattaggtGTGTATTCCTAACCAAGTTGTTAGACCTCCACTATAATAATTTCGGAAGTGTCATCCCTTGTTTCAGAGGGGGAAGGAGGTGACACTCACTATTAGAGCAGGTAACCATGTCAGATGGTTCGGTCCATTAAGCCGGGATGCTGGGAGAACGGTAccaggttttaatccaaaaaaaattgttttgttttaattcgTGTTTTTTTTCTCCGTATTGACAGTCGTTCATGACATCatggccttgtttttcctctcaTGGCTGAACTCGATTCGAAAAACTTGAAGAGGAGGTGGTGCCGTGTTTTGTAAAGAAAAATATTGCACTGATTAATCTCAAAGACTTGTTATTCGACTAATTGGCTTTTTGAAATGTGAGCAAGTGCATTTTAAAAGTCTTCAGTGTTGATTTTTGTGTACCAAAGCAGCTGTATCGAAAGTGAACCGAGTTCATCATTCAGCTGGTTCCACGGTTGAAGTACTTACAGATTGCAAACCGATCGTGCTTTAAGTAATCCTAACACATCTAAATGCACATTATCTGTTGTTTTATGGCTAGTTTTACACTTTGCTGGTAAAGATGGCAATGCCCCCCCATTTATCTTCTCTTGCAAGCTGCTCACCCAATCATTTTCCAGATCTACTGTACAAATTCATGAAACCATTCTCACTGTGAAGCCTGGGGAAAATGGTGAGCGAGATATGTAGAGCTTGGATTTGAGTCTCTGtacgtgtgtgtgcatgtgttcaCATTAGTAGAGATGACCATCTGAGCATTACCCATGATGCATGAGGCCTCTTTCGTTTGTCTCCATCATGTCGAGGCTGTTCGATAGCAATCATTGACTGTTACAtgcagtatttttttttcagtttacaactgtaaaaaattcattTACCTTTTATTGCTGGAATTTGGGCCTTTTTTGAGCGTACAGTAAACAGTATAAGCCCAAAATGGATCATCACTTTCTGTAATTGGATTGTCATCTATCTTTTTCTGTCTCGATGTATACAgcatttttctttgttttaaacattttctccTTTTGTCCCTCTTTTGTGTCTTAAACCTTTGATGTTGAGTGTTGTCAATGGTTTAGCTTCTTGTTTCAAAGCGGCAATAGCAGAATGTACATTCTGACTGCTAAGATTTATATATACTGGTATCTTGAAGCTTATTGTATATATTAGTAGTCGCCATGGGATGACACGGTGTAAACAAAAAGTAGAGATAATTAAGGCAAATTGTGAGTCCTGTGTTCTCCCCATTTGagtattttgtaatttttttgaaaaatttgtggaattaaaataaaactaagTTACAACACATGAAAACTTGATTTCTAGTTAATATCACTTTTTTTGTTATATGACATGGCAAAAGTAAATGTTCATGCTGACAAAAATACTTGTTTCAAGTCTTTTTATTCTGTCTCTGAACTGAATTAACTCGGTTTCAGctgcaacaacataaacagctTTTGTGAACCATACTTAGAGATAGTTCCCCCAAAAAGGAaagttttgtcatcatttactcacctttgttgttctaaacctgtatgattttttttatttgataaatgcacaagaagatattttgataaatgatggtaaacacacagcagatagtgaccattgacttccatagcaggaaaaaatattgtggaagtattgtgataaatgatgaagatattttaataaatgatggtaagcacacagatAACAGTACCCGTTGAATTCcatcatatatttttttccctactatggaagttaacgGTTACAAtaagctgtgtgtttaccatcattaattaaaatatcttattttgtgttcatcagaaaaagaaattcataaagataaacaacaacataaggatgagaaaatgacagttttaatttttgggtaaactatcccttcaTTTCCGGTGGACTTCCGCATAGAATCGAAAACAACTTCCGTCCttcttatgctacgtacacaccaaatgcagggcatcgcgttacttgctctagattactcacaggatttaacttcgtgtcatgcaaactttcgctcgagttgaatattttcaaattgACGATAATGcttttgaggcgaatagcgcgtgttttcgctgCAAACGTGCCGCTCATATCGCATCATTAGCATCGTCCCACGCTAGGACGCGTCTGTTTGCATCTCTGCATTGACtctgtatgtaatctactcgcgcaaatcgttgaactcgcatctggtgtaaacccacagttagagtATATCTTTTCTtataacaatttaaataaacaacCAGTACTGTTACACTGAGAAGTTACTGTGTAAATGAATGTGTATATAATGTTAGCTACAaatccttaaagcaacaccaaagagtttttttaccttaaaataacgtttccaaagaagtttcagtggttcatcaacacaaaacagggtgaacggcactttcacattcgctttgcagccctctatcggccaaaaccgcactaaagaagtttccaaccgtcaggtagcggtcctgtagttcgagtgaaaactacaaaaacttgctttatgacagacctacaatccaatcagagccagctatgctgcagtatttacgacagtggtaatgaacaattacgcttctaacctgtagggggagcaaagagccagagttctttagtgttgctttaaattcttgcctggctgccaaatctGCAAACGGTGATCCATGCCCCTCATCTCTCGTCGTCTTTTAGAAACCGAAACAttccagaggtcagtttagtcACTAGCCAGACCGATGAACAGGCACAGACCAGAAGTAAACTACGGCAAGTGCTTGCGTTCGATTAAACCATCTGTGAATGCAGCAAATTTATAAGTGGTGGTAGGATGTATTCTAGCTTTTCCATAGCTCGAAAGCAATCATGTTGTccatttaacaaaacaaattattCTTAAAAGTGGGCTCataaagtgaaaaacaataaatgGAAGAACAAAGTAATAATTGTATATTCTCTCATTTCTCAGCTTATTAACTCAAACCACTAAAATCAGGCCAGCATCAAAAGTTCACTATTATTGCCTTGTAATTGACCGGGTTAAATGTTTGACCCGATTAAACATTGGCTTCCTTTGCACATATAGATACAAATTAAATGATCGTTAAATTTAGCTTTTAAACATCAAGAACACCTGAGTGCCCTAAATTGCCTGTTACAAATTAAGATTCCTAAAAAGGTTCTTTTGTTGAACTGTGTGGTTCTAAAACAACATCCACAATGCCTTTTTGTTCCAACTTTTGTAGTGTTAAAAGTTTCTTTAGACTGTAAAACGGTGTATTTTACTGAAATTGAACATAGAGGGGAACAGGCACATACTAGAACAGGGTTAATTATAAAACGGGTACTTGACATATTTATACAGGGCTGAGCAATCTGTGCATTTGGACTTTTTCTTTTACTGTCAGATGATTTCCTGTGAATGGtacacatccagggcacgaagattccgttccaccacatcctaaagatgctctattgggttgagatctggtgactgtgggggccattttagtacagtgaactcattgtcatgttcaagaaaccaatttgaaatgattcgagctttgtgacatggtgcattatcctgctggaagtagccatcagaggatgggtaacgagtggttattttagtcaaagttgCACTTCTATCAGCTTCAATCGGTCGGCCCATTCtactctgacctctagcatcaacaaggcattttcgcccacaggactgccacatactggatgtttttcccttttcacaccattctttgtaaaccctagaaatagttgtgcgtgaaaatcccagtaactgtgcagattgtgaaatactcagaccggcccgtctggcaccaacaaccatgccacgctcaaaattgcttaaatcacctttctttcccattctgacattcagtttgaagttcaggagattgtcttgactaggaccacacccctaaatgcattgaagtaactgccatgtgattggttgattagataattgcattaatgagaaattcaacaggtgttcctaataatcctttagtgagtgtgtgtatatatatatatatatatatatatatatcatgtaAATTGTtaggggtgcccaaacttttgCATACAACTACATGCTGTTATTTCTGCTAAAGAAGGCTTTACTAAATATTGATATGTCCTTTAGTTATTTGATAGATCAAATGAAATTGCTGATCCAAACACCCAAATAT
Protein-coding regions in this window:
- the rerea gene encoding arginine-glutamic acid dipeptide repeats protein isoform X3 codes for the protein MTADKEKDKERERDRDRDRDREKRDKTRESESSRPRRSCTLEGGAKNYAESEHSEDDDNETPGAANAEEGTKKGKKKLPKKKSRYERTENGEITSFITEDDVVYRPGDCVYIESRRPNTPYFICSIQDFKLSKRDHLLMNVKWYYRQSEVPDSVYQHLVQDRNNENDSGRELVITDPVVKSRELFISDYVDTYHAAALRGKCNISHFSDIFAAREFKARIDSFFYILGYNPETRRLNSTQGEIRVGPSHQAKLPELQPFPSPGGQTVTENEELVWMPGVNDCDLLMYLRAARSMAAFAGMCDGGSTEDGCLAASRDDTTLNALNTLHESSYDAGKALQRLVKKPVPKLIEKCWSEDEVKRFIKGLRQYGKNFFRIRKELLPNKETGELITFYYYWKKTPEAASCRAHRRHRRQPVFRRIKTRTASTPVNTPSRPPSSEFLDLSSASEDDFDSEDSEQELKGYACRHCFTTTSKDWHHGGRENILLCTDCRIHFKKYGELPPIEKPVDPPPFMFKPVKEEDDGLSGKHSMRTRRNRGSMSTLRSGRKKQTASPDGRASPTNEDLRSSGRTSPSAASTSSTDSKTDSMKKPSKKIKEEAPSPMKSVKRQREKGASDTEESERTSAKKSKTQELSRPDSPSECEGEGEGESSDGRSVNDEGSSDPKDIDQDNRSSSPSIPSPRDNESDSDSSAQQQQILQGQHPPVIQCQTGALPPAPPPSAAASTPPTSGAPSLSSQSSPSIPPTTSMPPQQIPPAGPLALIQSGVQRLPSPHSPLQGIPQPPPPSQSGPQSLQPPLHGPIPPMGHPLQAGPSHMPHPHALPPQPFPIVQSQVPPSPLSSQAQRPHTPPSQSQTSSQSGSQPPREQPLPPAPLPMPHIKPPPTTPIPQMSNPQSHKHSNHPPFPQMPSNLPPPPALKPLSSLSTHHPPPAHPPPLQLMSQNQQLQPPPVQPPILTQSQNLPATGSQVPPPAPPLPSTSHSAPSQPPFPPPPPPHSFMPGSSPIVSPSAIPSSSTSSMATLQQPPSSSISMPLPASVSTPCSGPSTVPPVQIKEEPLDETEEPESPPPPQRSPSPPPTVVNTPSHASQSARFYKYLDRGYNTCARTDFYFTPLASSKLAKKREEALEKAKREAEQKAREEKEKEREREKEREREREREKEAERAAKASSSSHEGRMGDPQMPGSAHVRTPFDPPPTTIATVPPYIGPDTPALRTLSEYARPHVMSPTNRNHPFFVSLNPSDPLLAYHMPGLYNADPGMREREFRDREIREREIRERELRMERMKPGFEVKPPELDGLHPSANPMEHFARHGPIGLPPMAGPHPFATFHPGLNPLERERLALSGPQLRPEMGYPDRLAERLHAERMASVANDHIQRLQMYNVTPHHHQHSHIHSHLHLHQQDPLHQGSGGHPLVDPLAAGPHLARFPYPPGAIPNPLLGQPPHEHEMLRHPVFGGPYPRDMPGGLPPPMSAAHQLQAMHAQSAELQRLAMEQQWLHGHHHMHGGPLPGQEDYYSRLKKESDKQL
- the rerea gene encoding arginine-glutamic acid dipeptide repeats protein isoform X1 codes for the protein MTADKEKDKERERDRDRDRDREKRDKTRESESSRPRRSCTLEGGAKNYAESEHSEDDDNETPGAANAEEGTKKGKKKLPKKKSRYERTENGEITSFITEDDVVYRPGDCVYIESRRPNTPYFICSIQDFKLSKRDHLLMNVKWYYRQSEVPDSVYQHLVQDRNNENDSGRELVITDPVVKSRELFISDYVDTYHAAALRGKCNISHFSDIFAAREFKARIDSFFYILGYNPETRRLNSTQGEIRVGPSHQAKLPELQPFPSPGGQTVTENEELVWMPGVNDCDLLMYLRAARSMAAFAGMCDGGSTEDGCLAASRDDTTLNALNTLHESSYDAGKALQRLVKKPVPKLIEKCWSEDEVKRFIKGLRQYGKNFFRIRKELLPNKETGELITFYYYWKKTPEAASCRAHRRHRRQPVFRRIKTRTASTPVNTPSRPPSSEFLDLSSASEDDFDSEDSEQELKGYACRHCFTTTSKDWHHGGRENILLCTDCRIHFKKYGELPPIEKPVDPPPFMFKPVKEEDDGLSGKHSMRTRRNRGSMSTLRSGRKKQTASPDGRASPTNEDLRSSGRTSPSAASTSSTDSKTDSMKKPSKKIKEEAPSPMKSVKRQREKGASDTEESERTSAKKSKTQELSRPDSPSECEGEGEGESSDGRSVNDEGSSDPKDIDQDNRSSSPSIPSPRDNESDSDSSAQQQQILQGQHPPVIQCQTGALPPAPPPSAAASTPPTSGAPSLSSQSSPSIPPTTSMPPQQIPPAGPLALIQSGVQRLPSPHSPLQGIPQPPPPSQSGPQSLQPPLHGPIPPMGHPLQAGPSHMPHPHALPPQPFPIVQSQVPPSPLSSQAQRPHTPPSQSQTSSQSGSQPPREQPLPPAPLPMPHIKPPPTTPIPQMSNPQSHKHSNHPPFPQMPSNLPPPPALKPLSSLSTHHPPPAHPPPLQLMSQNQQLQPPPVQPPILTQSQNLPATGSQVPPPAPPLPSTSHSAPSQPPFPPPPPPHSFMPGSSPIVSPSAIPSSSTSSMATLQQPPSSSISMPLPASVSTPCSGPSTVPPVQIKEEPLDETEEPESPPPPQRSPSPPPTVVNTPSHASQSARFYKYLDRGYNTCARTDFYFTPLASSKLAKKREEALEKAKREAEQKAREEKEKEREREKEREREREREKEAERAAKASSSSHEGRMGDPQMPGSAHVRTPFDPPPTTIATVPPYIGPDTPALRTLSEYARPHVMSPTNRNHPFFVSLNPSDPLLAYHMPGLYNADPGMREREFRDREIREREIRERELRMERMKPGFEVKPPELDGLHPSANPMEHFARHGPIGLPPMAGPHPFATFHPGLNPLERERLALSGPQLRPEMGYPDRLAERLHAERMASVANDHIQRLQMYNVTPHHHQHSHIHSHLHLHQQDPLHQGGGECLVCPPGSGGHPLVDPLAAGPHLARFPYPPGAIPNPLLGQPPHEHEMLRHPVFGKTATHTCAFMTLDFVQSITVSCCLVGGPYPRDMPGGLPPPMSAAHQLQAMHAQSAELQRLAMEQQWLHGHHHMHGGPLPGQEDYYSRLKKESDKQL